A genomic stretch from Vicia villosa cultivar HV-30 ecotype Madison, WI unplaced genomic scaffold, Vvil1.0 ctg.002954F_1_1, whole genome shotgun sequence includes:
- the LOC131640125 gene encoding uncharacterized protein LOC131640125, producing MAPSKPPNPSSKEIIEEAIQISTLNLNNAMQETQEQMDERFAHISSDLSNLHTRLDNDKSVEDSRYEALMAILTKISLQKEIQNAAAAAASASTVHATGTVSNAATVHATDTATGSVTVHGSSSPSGIFHATSSIPRVSAPFPHISSPTATPIRQSATLSNTHSQPTPMRNIHTHIPHPFQTYPPIPTILSVSQPYTIPFSQQHTFSPHLAFPQNPPIPSYPNLSHIPPLPTIRTPKLELPMFDGSAPLDWLFQAEQFFNFYNMPPENRLSLISFYMKGDALSWFKWMHQSHLLTDWFSFIKALELRFGPSSFDNHQAELFKLKQEGSVVDYQTKFEKLGTQVVGLPAEAILNCFISGLTSDIRNEMAIHKPTNISQAIGLAKLIESKLKDSKPRFSKPFPNPYTKPNPYSPSPTSKPTNPSTTQVPNLSKPQQIPAPSKFPIKKLSQAQLQERRAQGLCFNCDEKFVIGHKCSTSRFLILMAEDDSNCEPMGDDTIEEPEIEQDLNDTYFQLSPQALTGQFSPQTLKFKGMIGGISVMILVDTGSTHNIMQPRIAQHLNLTSTPITQFSVMVGNGSHLQCEGICNNVPLMLQNEVFHLPFYLLPIEGADIVLGMAWLRTLGPLQADFSIPSISFNHKKNNITLKGDPTAHPTHTTFHQLKHLIHTNSVASFHLMIFQNHEPTPNSLSTDDPLFKPPQTLQPEIQTLLSNYQNIFHPQEGLPPNRPHDHHIPLLPNTSPINVKPYRYPHSQKTAMTTIIQDMLKEGIIKPSHSPFSSPVLLVKKKDGTWRFCVDYRALNAVTIKDRFPIPTIDELLDELGSAKYFTKLDLRSGYHQIRVASEDTHKTAFRTFDGHYEFLVMPFGLTNAPSTFQSAMNDLLRPYLRKFVLVFFDDILIYSSNFNDHLIHLQVIFDLLESHAFVVKLPKCVFAVQQVHYLGHVISVGGVAPDPEKVQAMLDWPTPRSHSSLRGFLGLTGFYRRFVKNYATLAAPLTDLLSFTKFAWSTEAAAAFTELKQKMTDMPVLALPDFSKQFIIETDASGVGIGAVLSQESHPIAFFSKKMCPRMQASSVYVREMFAVTEAVKKWRQYLIGQKFHIYTDQKSLRNLLLQRIQTPEQQKWAAKLQGFNFEIFYKPGKSNLVADALSRKFHTSDCLLLAISSPIPELLATLRHFYAKDTAGQSLAQETTGESNISNFYKFHNGLLYFKEKLFIPDIQDLRHRVLQEFHYTPTGGHSGVKATLARLSASFSWPGIYKAVKTLVQQCTVCQQNKYLTQKKKGLLQPLPIPEQVWEDLTMDFITHLPNSFGHTVIWVICDRLTKFVHFIALPTKFTAKDLAVRFSVDITRLHGLPKSIVSDRDSLFLSKFWKQFFKAQGTTLKYSTAYHPETDGQTEVVNRSLETYLRCFASDHPRHWYKFLHLAEFWYNTSFHTAINMTPFKALYGREPPSVLPFLPDPDLDDSLATSLESKHKILLELKEHLRKSRIQMEKQANRKRTDFTFKEGDLVLLKLQPYRQRTVSNRSSEKLAKRYFGPFKVIKRVGSVAYVLDLPSSSRIHPVVHVSLLRPYFHPHLQDGLQQADSENEINKEDEGKHETTATVPVNTNQLPSCALPVTPSIPASFKTQMSFNKSEQRKPEERQSVHTYGTTALNIPSHDEGISRCFASCRPGELEKFWKRNEYLLRETSVDLRNEKGTNTLASDMYYVPSEPLENLSDKICLSRDQVTVHPAVSPLPNAKSSEHSNMHKAQGATRSHPNPLSSATKSPPFIQNSPFLESCADRLNAVQQLSSPQKSAPQKKTGPTAHRVSSSGPKSRNPNPSCSMNLEDKVLCDPMSIDMKRPIRPTREKKPSILLKDFYY from the coding sequence ATGGCTCCCTCCAAACCACCCAACCCTTCTTCTAAAGAAATTATAGAAGAAGCTATCCAAATATCCACCCTCAACCTCAATAATGCAATGCAAGAGACTCAAGAACAAATGGATGAGAGATTTGCTCACATCTCTTCTGATTTATCCAACCTCCATACAAGGTTAGATAATGACAAATCCGTGGAAGACTCTAGATATGAAGCTCTCATGGCCATCCTTACCAAAATCTCTTTACAAAAGGAAATACAGAATGCTGCTGCTGCTGCTGCCAGCGCGTCTACTGTTCACGCTACAGGAACAGTTTCTAACGCAGCTACTGTTCACGCTACAGACACAGCTACCGGATCCGTTACTGTTCACGGATCATCTAGCCCATCAGGTATATTCCATGCTACTTCTTCTATTCCTAGGGTTTCAGCCCCTTTTCCTCACATTTCCTCTCCCACAGCCACCCCTATTAGACAGTCTGCCACTCTTTCTAACACCCACTCCCAACCAACACCCATGAGaaacattcacactcatattcccCATCCCTTTCAGACTTACCCTCCAATTCCTACCATTTTATCTGTTTCCCAACCCTACACCATTCCTTTTTCCCAACAGCACACTTTTTCCCCTCATCTTGCCTTTCCCCAAAACCCACCCATTCCTTCTTATCCGAATTTATCCCACATTCCACCATTACCAACTATCCGAACACCAAAACTTGAACTCCCTATGTTTGATGGATCTGCACCCCTTGATTGGTTGTTTCAAGCGGAGCAATTTTTCAATTTCTACAATATGCCACCTGAAAATCGTTtgtctttaatttcattttatatgAAAGGAGATGCCTTGTCTTGGTTTAAATGGATGCATCAAAGTCATTTATTAACTGATTGGTTTTCATTTATCAAGGCATTGGAATTACGCTTTGGTCCTTCTAGTTTTGATAATCATCAAGCtgagttatttaaattaaaacaagaaGGTTCAGTAGTTGACTATCAAACTAAGTTTGAAAAATTAGGCACTCAGGTTGTGGGCTTACCGGCAGAAGCTATTTTGAATTGCTTTATTTCTGGTTTAACAAGTGATATTCGCAATGAAATGGCCATTCACAAACCAACCAACATTTCACAAGCCATTGGATTAGCTAAGTTAATAGAATCCAAGCTAAAAGACTCCAAACCCAGATTTTCTAAACCATTCCCAAATCCTTACACTAAGCCCAATCCCTACTCGCCCAGCCCAACTTCAAAACCAACAAATCCCTCCACAACCCAAGTCCCAAATCTGTCCAAACCCCAACAAATCCCAGCACCCTCAAAATTCCCAATCAAAAAGCTTTCCCAAGCCCAACTTCAAGAGCGAAGAGCCCAAGGATTATGTTTTAATTGTGACGAAAAATTCGTTATTGGACATAAATGTTCAACTAGCAGATTTTTAATTCTTATGGCTGAAGATGACTCGAATTGCGAACCTATGGGGGATGACACAATTGAAGAACCAGAAATAGAACAAGATTTGAATGACACGTACTTTCAACTCTCCCCCCAAGCCCTAACAGGGCAATTTTCCCCACAAACACTAAAGTTTAAAGGCATGATTGGTGGAATATCGGTAATGATTCTAGTAGATACAGGCAGCACACATAACATTATGCAACCCAGAATCGCTCAGCACTTAAACCTCACATCTACCCCCATTACTCAATTTTCTGTCATGGTGGGAAATGGCTCTCACTTACAATGTGAAGGTATTTGCAACAATGTTCCTCTCATGTTACAAAATGAAGTTTTCCATCttcctttttatctcttgccAATCGAAGGTGCGGATATTGTTCTTGGAATGGCATGGTTACGCACTTTAGGACCCTTACAAGCAGATTTTTCCATCCCATCAATCTCCTTTAACCACAAAAAAAATAACATCACTTTAAAAGGCGACCCTACAGCCCATCCCACCCATACTACATTTCACCAACTTAAACATCTTATCCATACAAATTCTGTTGCCTCTTTTCACCTTATGATTTTCCAAAACCATGAACCTACACCAAACAGCCTTTCCACTGATGATCCCTTGTTTAAACCCCCCCAAACTCTGCAGCCAGAAATTCAAACATTACTTTCCAACTACCAAAATATTTTTCACCCACAAGAAGGACTTCCCCCAAACCGACCTCATGATCATCACATTCCTCTTTTACCCAATACATCACCCATCAATGTCAAACCTTACCGCTACCCACACTCCCAAAAAACCGCTATGACTACAATAATTCAAGACATGTTAAAAGAAGGGATCATTAAACCTAGCCACAGCCCTTTCTCCTCACCAGTTTTGTTAGTTAAAAAGAAAGACGGTACGTGGAGATTTTGTGTGGACTATCGTGCtctaaatgcagtcaccataaaAGACCGTTTCCCAATCCCAACCATTGATGAACTCTTGGATGAGCTAGGCAGTGCTAAATATTTTACCAAGTTAGATTTACGCTCAGGCTATCATCAGATCCGCGTTGCATCGGAAGACACACATAAGACTGCTTTTCGGACTTTCGACGGACATTATGAGTTTCTCGTAATGCCGTTTGGGTTAACTAATGCCCCCTCAACATTCCAATCAGCGATGAATGATTTACTAAGACCTTACTTACGAAAGTTTGTTTTAGTATTTTTTGATGACATACTAATCTATAGTTCCAATTTCAATGATCATCTAATTCATTTGCAGGTTATTTTTGACCTTTTGGAGTCTCATGCTTTTGTAGTGAAGTTACCTAAGTGTGTTTTTGCAGTGCAACAGGTACACTACCTAGGTCATGTTATTTCAGTTGGAGGTGTTGCTCCTGATCCGGAAAAAGTGCAGGCCATGTTAGATTGGCCTACTCCACGTTCTCACTCGTCTCTCCGCGGTTTTTTAGGCCTCACCGGATTCTATCGTCGTTTTGTGAAAAACTACGCCACACTCGCCGCTCCCCTCACCGATCTATTAAGTTTCACTAAATTTGCATGGAGTACAGAGGCGGCCGCAGCCTTTAcagaattaaaacaaaaaatgacCGACATGCCGGTGCTAGCTTTGCCAGACTTCTCAAAACAATTTATAATCGAAACTGACGCCTCCGGTGTGGGTATTGGTGCAGTTCTCTCCCAAGAGAGTCATCCTATTGCTTTCTTCAGCAAGAAAATGTGTCCCCGAATGCAGGCTTCTTCGGTTTATGTGCGTGAGATGTTTGCTGTTACAGAAGCGGTGAAGAAATGGCGTCAATATCTTATAGGACAAAAATTTCATATCTATACAGATCAAAAAAGCTTGCGCAATCTCCTACTTCAAAGAATTCAAACTCCAGAACAGCAGAAATGGGCAGCAAAACTACAAGGATTTAACTTTGAGATATTTTACAAACCTGGCAAATCTAATTTGGTCGCTGATGCTTTGAGTAGAAAGTTTCACACTTCTGATTGTCTGTTGTTAGCCATTTCCTCCCCTATTCCCGAGTTGTTAGCCACACTCCGTCATTTTTATGCAAAAGACACAGCAGGTCAATCATTAGCTCAAGAGACTACTGGGGAAAGCAACATTTCTAATTTCTACAAGTTTCACAATGGACTACTGTACTTTAAGGAGAAGTTGTTTATACCTGATATTCAAGATCTTCGTCATCGGGTGTTACAAGAATTTCATTATACACCAACTGGTGGACATTCTGGTGTCAAAGCCACGCTTGCTCGACTCTCTGCATCCTTCTCTTGGCCTGGCATCTACAAGGCGGTGAAAACATTAGTCCAACAGTGTACAGTTTGTCAGCAAAACAAATATCTTACTCAAAAAAAAAAGGGGCTACTGCAACCTCTTCCAATACCTGAACAGGTTTGGGAGGATCTGACCATGGATTTTATTACACACCTCCCTAACTCCTTTGGACATACTGTCATTTGGGTCATCTGTGATCGATTAACAAAGTTTGTCCACTTCATTGCGTTGCCTACAAAGTTCACCGCCAAAGATCTTGCTGTTCGGTTTTCAGTGGACATAACACGACTTCATGGACTCCCAAAGTCCATAGTGTCCGACCGTGATTCTCTGTTCTTGAGCAAATTCTGGAAACAGTTTTTCAAAGCACAAGGTACTACATTAAAATATAGCACAGCCTACCATCCAGAAACAGACGGCCAAACAGAAGTTGTAAATCGATCTCTGGAAACTTACCTTAGATGCTTCGCGAGTGACCACCCCCGCCATTGGTACAAATTTTTGCATCTTGCAGAGTTCTGGTATAATACGTCTTTTCACACTGCCATTAATATGACGCCTTTCAAAGCCCTTTATGGTCGTGAACCACCTAGCGTTCTTCCATTCCTACCGGACCCCGACCTGGATGACTCTTTGGCTACATCACTCGAAAGCAAGCACAAAATATTACTAGAGTTAAAAGAGCACCTAAGGAAGAGTCGTATTCAGATGGAGAAACAGGCTAACCGAAAACGTACCGATTTCACATTCAAAGAAGGAGATCTCGTTTTGCTGAAGCTGCAACCTTATCGCCAACGCACGGTTTCTAACAGATCCTCGGAAAAATTAGCAAAGCGTTATTTTGGTCCTTTCAAGGTCATCAAACGTGTTGGTTCGGTAGCCTATGTGTTGGATCTGCCATCATCGTCGCGTATTCATCCAGTAGTGCACGTTTCCCTTTTGCGTCCTTATTTTCATCCTCACCTGCAAGATGGTTTACAACAAGCGGATTCAGAAAACGAAATCAACAAGGAGGACGAAGGCAAACATGAAACGACGGCAACTGTACCTGTTAACACCAACCAGCTTCCTTCTTGCGCGCTTCCGGTCACCCCTTCAATACCTGCAAGTTTCAAAACACAAATGAGTTTCAACAAATCTGAGCAAAGAAAACCTGAAGAGAGACAATCTGTACACACCTATGGGACTACTGCGCTCAACATTCCGTCTCACGATGAAGGCATTTCGCGATGCTTTGCTTCATGCAGACCAGGGGAACTTGAGAAATTTTGGAAGAGGAATGAATACTTGCTGAGAGAGACTTCGGTGGATCTGAGAAATGAAAAGGGAACTAATACACTTGCCTCAGATATGTATTATGTACCTAGTGAACCTCTTGAGAACTTAAGTGATAAGATTTGCCTTTCACGTGACCAAGTTACTGTGCATCCAGCTGTTTCTCCACTTCCCAACGCAAAGTCTTCTGAACACTCCAACATGCACAAGGCTCAAGGCGCCACGCGTTCTCATCCAAACCCATTATCTTCTGCCACGAAATCCCCACCATTCATTCAAAACTCTCCTTTCCTTGAATCCTGCGCTGACCGTTTGAATGCTGTCCAACAACTCTCTTCTCCTCAAAAATCTGCCCCACAAAAAAAGACTGGGCCTACTGCCCACCGTGTTTCTTCTTCCGGCCCAAAATCACGGAACCCAAATCCTAGTTGTTctatgaaccttgaggacaaggttctttGTGACCCCATGAGTATTGATATGAAGCGGCCCATTAGGCCCACTAGAGAAAAGAAGCCTTCTATATTACTCAAAGACTTTTATTACTAA
- the LOC131640122 gene encoding uncharacterized protein LOC131640122: MARRSSGGRSARPAPRAAPARPAPANHAPPPANVQSGGGSMLSGIGSTIAQGMAFGGGSAVAHRAVDAVMGPRTIQHETVVSEAAAAAPAPTANSFGGDACNIQSKAFQDCLNNFGSEISRCQFYLDMLSECRKNSGSSLSM, translated from the exons ATGGCTCGCCGTAGCTCCGGTG GAAGATCTGCTCGTCCTGCTCCACGTGCTGCACCAGCTCGCCCCGCTCCAG CCAACCATGCTCCTCCTCCAGCTAATGTTCAGAGTGGCGGTGGATCTATGCTTAGTGGTATTGGTTCAACCATAGCTCAAG GAATGGCTTTTGGCGGTGGAAGTGCAGTGGCACACAGGGCTGTGGACGCTGTTATGGGTCCTCGCACTATCCAACATGAAACTGTAGTTAGTGAGGCTGCTGCTGCTGCCCCTGCACCTACTGCCAACTCTTTTGGTGGTGATGCATGCAATATTCAATCAAAGGCTTTCCAGGAT TGCCTGAACAATTTTGGAAGTGAGATAAGCAGGTGCCAGTTTTACTTGGATATGCTATCAGAATGCAGAAAGAACTCTGGATCCTCATTGAGCATGTAA